A stretch of Ligilactobacillus faecis DNA encodes these proteins:
- a CDS encoding proline-specific peptidase family protein, translating to MKQGTTIITLDNGYHLWTNTQGTGTIHLLALHGGPGGNHEYWEDAAAQLKKQGLDVQVHMYDQLGSLYSDQPDYDDPEIAQKYLTYDYFLDEVEEVRQKLGLDNFYLIGQSWGGALVQMYAHKYGQHLKGAIISSMVDNIAEYVTHINKLRKETLSPEAVSFMRHCEQNNDYTNEKYQRYVQIMNENFVDRKQPSKLYHLKDLGGTKVYNTFQGDNEFVITGKLDQWNFRQKLPEITVPTLITFGEHETMPLATAEKMQKLLPNSRLVTTPEGGHHHMVDNPDVYYKHLADFITDVENNKF from the coding sequence ATGAAACAAGGTACAACGATCATCACACTTGATAACGGTTACCATCTTTGGACTAATACCCAAGGAACTGGAACGATCCATCTTTTAGCACTTCACGGTGGTCCTGGTGGGAACCACGAATATTGGGAAGACGCTGCTGCTCAATTAAAGAAACAAGGTTTAGATGTTCAAGTACATATGTACGACCAATTAGGTTCTCTTTATTCAGACCAACCTGATTACGACGACCCAGAGATCGCTCAAAAATATTTGACCTATGACTACTTTTTAGACGAAGTCGAAGAGGTCCGTCAAAAACTTGGCTTAGATAATTTCTATTTGATCGGACAAAGTTGGGGTGGCGCTTTAGTTCAGATGTATGCGCATAAATACGGCCAACATTTAAAAGGTGCGATCATCTCTTCTATGGTCGATAATATCGCTGAGTATGTGACACATATCAACAAACTTCGAAAAGAGACGTTATCTCCAGAAGCTGTTTCTTTTATGCGTCACTGTGAACAAAACAATGATTATACTAATGAAAAATATCAACGTTATGTGCAGATCATGAACGAAAATTTCGTCGATCGCAAACAACCTTCAAAACTCTATCACTTAAAAGATCTTGGTGGTACTAAAGTCTACAACACATTTCAAGGTGATAATGAATTTGTGATCACCGGTAAGTTAGATCAATGGAATTTCCGTCAAAAATTACCAGAGATCACAGTTCCAACTTTGATCACCTTTGGAGAGCACGAAACAATGCCTCTAGCAACTGCTGAAAAAATGCAAAAACTGCTCCCTAACTCCCGTTTAGTAACGACACCTGAAGGCGGACACCACCATATGGTCGATAATCCAGATGTTTACTATAAACATTTAGCGGATTTTATTACAGATGTCGAAAATAATAAATTTTGA
- the trpX gene encoding tryptophan ABC transporter substrate-binding protein produces the protein MKRIYTTIILLLGFLIFAFFKSDQTAKHTQTPLVGILQLTSHPALDSIHRGIIAGLKAEGFTVGKNLRVDFQNAQNDQSNLKSMSQRFYNENTNVMIGIATPAAQSLANTTSKTPIVMGAISDPVGAGLVKDLDHPGGNITGVMHREPIAKQLELIQKLMPTLQTVGILHTSSDDSSAAEVKEFTELAKQAGITLKEYTITSTNDIAQVSATMASEVQAIYIPNDNTVASGFQTVLKNADQNKIPVFPSTADMTKQGGLATVSVSQFELGKMTGKMTAQILKGKDPAQMPIEYPTNGITYLNLKQAKRLGIHVPDTLINKIQHQGVVIK, from the coding sequence ATGAAAAGGATCTACACAACGATAATTTTACTATTGGGCTTTTTGATCTTTGCTTTCTTTAAAAGTGACCAAACAGCCAAGCATACTCAAACACCATTAGTTGGGATCTTACAATTGACTTCTCACCCCGCGCTTGATTCGATCCACAGAGGGATCATCGCCGGCTTAAAAGCCGAAGGGTTCACAGTTGGTAAAAATCTCAGAGTTGATTTTCAAAATGCCCAAAATGATCAAAGCAATCTTAAATCAATGAGTCAACGCTTTTATAACGAAAATACTAATGTCATGATCGGGATCGCAACTCCAGCTGCCCAATCATTGGCTAACACAACTTCAAAAACACCGATCGTGATGGGCGCGATCAGTGATCCTGTTGGAGCTGGACTTGTCAAAGATCTAGACCATCCTGGTGGTAATATCACAGGCGTCATGCACCGCGAGCCGATCGCAAAGCAACTGGAATTGATCCAAAAATTGATGCCTACGCTCCAAACGGTCGGGATCTTACATACTTCTAGCGACGATTCCTCGGCCGCGGAAGTCAAAGAATTCACCGAGCTAGCAAAACAAGCTGGGATCACACTCAAAGAGTATACGATCACCTCGACCAACGATATTGCCCAAGTTTCAGCTACAATGGCGAGTGAAGTCCAAGCGATCTATATTCCAAACGACAATACTGTAGCTTCAGGATTTCAAACCGTCTTAAAAAATGCCGATCAAAACAAGATCCCAGTCTTTCCGTCAACTGCTGATATGACAAAACAAGGAGGGCTTGCAACTGTCAGTGTAAGTCAATTCGAACTTGGAAAAATGACTGGTAAAATGACTGCTCAGATCTTAAAAGGTAAAGATCCAGCTCAAATGCCGATCGAATATCCAACTAATGGGATCACATATTTAAATCTTAAACAAGCTAAACGGTTAGGGATCCACGTCCCTGACACATTGATCAATAAAATACAACATCAAGGAGTGGTGATCAAATGA
- a CDS encoding ABC transporter permease codes for MNLIVSAIGQGLIWGILGLGLFLTFRILKFPDMTVEGTFPFGACVCVAAITNGISPTLALLLSFGAGLLTGLTTGLLYTKGKIPVLLAGILVMTGIYSINLHILGKATVGLLDEKTLLNTPFMRTLPNSFPSVLLGMFLACALIILLALFLNTDMGQAFIATGDNKLMARSLGINTDNMEILGLMLSNGLIGLCGGLIAQNDGYADVNMGIGTIVIGLAAIIIGEVAYSNIPLTARLIAVVLGSILYRFVLLIVLKLGFSTNDFKLISSLVLAACLMLPLFEKKFHFAKLLKKGVAKP; via the coding sequence ATGAATCTTATCGTATCTGCGATCGGACAAGGTCTGATCTGGGGGATTTTAGGCCTCGGATTATTTTTGACTTTTAGGATCTTGAAATTCCCCGACATGACTGTTGAAGGGACATTTCCTTTTGGTGCCTGCGTTTGTGTTGCTGCGATCACAAACGGGATCTCACCAACGCTTGCTTTGCTCTTATCTTTTGGAGCAGGCCTTTTGACTGGGCTAACGACTGGTCTGTTATACACTAAAGGCAAGATCCCGGTCTTGCTTGCTGGGATCTTAGTTATGACTGGGATCTACTCGATCAACTTGCATATCTTAGGAAAAGCGACTGTTGGTCTTCTAGATGAAAAGACACTTTTGAATACACCTTTTATGCGAACTTTACCAAATAGCTTTCCCTCTGTCTTGTTAGGGATGTTTTTAGCCTGTGCCTTGATCATCTTATTAGCACTCTTTTTAAATACTGATATGGGCCAAGCTTTTATCGCGACAGGTGATAACAAATTGATGGCGCGCTCTTTAGGGATCAATACAGATAATATGGAGATCTTAGGCTTGATGCTTTCAAACGGTCTGATCGGTCTTTGTGGCGGTCTGATCGCACAAAACGATGGCTACGCTGACGTCAACATGGGGATCGGCACGATCGTCATTGGTCTCGCTGCGATCATTATCGGCGAAGTTGCTTATAGTAATATTCCTCTAACAGCACGCTTGATCGCAGTTGTTTTAGGGAGCATCCTTTACCGTTTTGTCCTTTTGATCGTCTTGAAACTTGGCTTTAGTACAAATGATTTCAAACTGATCTCGTCGCTTGTCTTAGCGGCATGCTTGATGCTTCCACTCTTTGAAAAGAAATTCCACTTTGCTAAATTATTGAAAAAGGGGGTCGCTAAGCCATGA
- a CDS encoding ABC transporter ATP-binding protein, producing MSTLELKNITTVVNHGTREEKTILNDLSLKIEDGDFITLLGTNGAGKSTLLNVINGSLRPTSGQILLDQKDLTPLSEVKRATYISQVFQDPKLGTAPRMTVAENLLLADKRGQKRGLRPRHLKEQLPRFEKLTAMLPNSLSQRLNTFTGDLSGGQRQTLSFLMATLAQPEILLLDEHTAALDPNTSAQLLELTDKVVTENKLTCLMITHRLADALRYGNRVVILKDGQVVLDTRDKTNLSEEKILTYFAD from the coding sequence ATGAGTACATTAGAACTAAAAAATATCACGACTGTCGTCAATCACGGAACACGCGAAGAAAAAACGATCTTAAATGATCTTTCGTTAAAGATCGAAGATGGGGATTTCATCACGCTTTTAGGGACAAATGGCGCTGGAAAATCGACTTTATTAAACGTGATCAATGGTTCATTACGTCCGACTTCGGGCCAAATCTTACTCGATCAAAAAGACCTGACACCATTATCAGAAGTCAAACGCGCCACCTATATCTCACAAGTCTTCCAAGATCCTAAGCTCGGAACAGCGCCTCGAATGACCGTGGCTGAAAATCTTTTACTAGCCGATAAGCGGGGACAAAAAAGAGGTTTACGTCCACGTCATTTAAAAGAACAACTTCCACGCTTTGAAAAATTGACGGCCATGTTACCTAATAGTCTTTCGCAACGCCTCAATACTTTTACAGGTGACCTTTCAGGTGGGCAAAGGCAAACCCTTAGTTTTTTGATGGCCACGCTAGCGCAACCTGAGATCTTATTATTAGATGAACATACCGCTGCTCTTGACCCAAATACTAGTGCGCAATTACTCGAACTGACTGATAAAGTCGTGACCGAAAACAAATTGACTTGTTTGATGATCACTCATCGACTCGCTGATGCCCTTCGTTACGGAAATCGTGTCGTCATTTTAAAAGATGGTCAAGTCGTTTTAGACACACGCGATAAAACAAATTTATCAGAAGAAAAGATCTTAACTTATTTTGCAGACTAA
- a CDS encoding ArsR/SmtB family transcription factor, translating to MPTIQLTANQRDALQNFTNEFETLNALADRNRQKIINLLCENLAEGMTVTEITQMMSITQPAVSHHLKILRQAKLVAFKKRGLQSFYYVTLNKPLEKLEQVLYHLRKNIDTF from the coding sequence ATGCCAACGATCCAGTTGACCGCAAATCAGAGAGATGCATTGCAAAATTTCACTAACGAGTTTGAAACATTAAATGCTTTGGCAGATCGAAATCGGCAAAAGATCATCAATTTGCTGTGTGAAAATCTGGCCGAAGGAATGACTGTGACTGAGATCACACAGATGATGTCGATCACCCAACCAGCAGTTTCGCATCATTTAAAGATCTTACGTCAAGCAAAATTAGTAGCATTTAAAAAAAGAGGTCTCCAAAGTTTTTATTATGTAACTTTGAATAAGCCACTAGAAAAGCTTGAACAAGTGCTCTATCACTTGAGGAAAAATATTGACACGTTCTAG